AAAATTTAAAGATACAATGTCAATCTATAATACCCACATTCAAAAACAGAACGAAGTCCTTTGTATTGTTGCAAACTCAATAGGTTATTTTCATGTAATGTCTGAAAACGTTCCTTCCCTTAAGGATTATAATGCGGAGCTTTCCAGATACATGTGGACCCTTAACCTTGTTGATTTAAGGAATATGGAATCCTAACCTTTTATTTTTTTATTAGGCATGGTGTTAATTGAAATTTTTTCATGATAGAGGATAGAAAATGGTTTTAGATGCAAAAAGTATTTCAAGGTATTCAACTGATAAATCAAATAAGAGAATTATGCAAGAGAATGTTTATGAAAACAACCGCAAAAAATGTCCTGATTGCGGATCTGAAAATCTGTATGCTGATGGCAGAAAGGCTGAGGTCTTTTGCTTGTCCTGCGGTTGTGTTTTGGATGAAAATATTATGGATCAGGGTCCTGACAAGAGATCATATTTTTCTTATGACGCAAAGACAAATTCCAGATGGGGAGCTCCAACCTCCGGTAGAACTCATGACAGGGGAATGTCCACCACTATTGGCAATCTGACTCGAGATGCAAATGGGAGGACAATTCCTGCAGCCAATAGGGCCAAGTTTTTCCGCTTAAGAAAATGGAATAACAGATGCAGAGTCTCCAATGGAAGGGAACGCAATCTGGCTGTGGCCCTCTCTCAGCTTGACAGATGTTCCTCTAATCTAAGCCTTCCGAAAAGCATACGTGAGGATGCATCTTCAATATATCGCCAGGCTTTTGACAATAATTTGATTCGAGGTAGAAAAATCGAGGAGGTTGTTGCAGCTTCAATTTATGCGGCTTGCAGAAGATGTGGAGTTCCAAGAACTTTAAATGAGATTTCTGAAGTTTCATCACTTTCAAGAAAACAGATCGGGCGCAATTACAGGCACCTATCAGGCAAATTGAATCTGAATGTAAATCCGAGTTCGCCTAAGGATTATGTTCCAAGATTTGCAAGCAGTCTTGAACTGTCCGGTGAAATTCAGGCAAAAACCATGGATCTGATTCAAAAGGCTTCAGACAAGGGGTTGCTTACTGGGAGAGGCCCTGCAGGTATTGCTGCTGCTGCGTTGTATGTTGTATGCAATTTAATGGGTGAGAGAAGAACTCAAAGGGAAATAGCGGAAATAGCTGGAGTTACTGAAGTCACCATAAGAAATCGCTACAGGGAATTGTCAGAAGTTTCATTGGGAATCTCTATATGATTCCTTCTTTTTTTTTAGCTATTTATGTTCATCTAAGGAATTTTTGATGAAAATGAATTTTGTAAGGAATTGGAATTGGGAGGATTTTTATCCGTACCCAAATGTCGCTATGTTCCCTTTAGGGTCGTAAATCCTGAAATAGCCGTCCTCATAGCTGACCCTTTTGTATCCCTCACCATAATATTCTGTTGAAACAGGCTTTACAGGTAATTCCCTGTCGGAATAGGACTGTGTCTTTTCATTCCAAACCTTGTCTGATGATTGTGAGCTGGATTTGGAACTTGATGTGCTCTGCTGTGAAGTTTCGCTTACTGCATCTTCAGTTATGTTTTTAATCGGTTCTGTTGCATTTGTCGTGTTGTCAATAGCTTCAACAGCAGCATTGTTTTCATTTGAAATTATCAATGCTCCTGCAACTATGCAACAGCCGACGATGACGGCTGCCGCAATTATTATCATTTCATTGGTTTTCATGGTACTATTTCTGTTAGCACATGATATATAATTGGCCCTTTTCACAACATTTAATTACTTTTTCCGACCAATGATATTACATATAGTACATATCGGTGATATTTATGGGTGAAGACTTATTGTTAAAAAACACTATCGAAAAGGTCAAGGACTTTTTGAGTGATGAAATAAAAGAGATAACTGTTGAAAGGGCAGTGATAGGCCTGTTTTTTACAGGGGTTAAGCTAAATGTTGGCGAGGGAGGTGTCTGTTTTACACCAATTAAGGAAATTCCTGAAGCCGTTTGTTGTCCAAGTTCAGCCAGGGCAATGCCAATGTCAGGTAAGCTAAGTGGGAGAGGTGTTGAAAAGTACTTGAAGGATATTTTCAGTGGAAACATAATGCGTAGGACTTTGGGAATAGCTACTTTAAATGCGCTTAGTGCTTATTGCTGGAGCAAGGGTATTGATAGAAACTATGAAATAATTGAAGGAAAAGATGCATTTGATGATATTGTTTTTGAAAATGGTGAAAAAACTGTAGTTGTAGGTGCATTGGTTCCTGTTTTAAGAACACTTATTGCAGGAAATCATGATTTCAGAGTTCTTGAGATGGATGCATCAACACTTAAGGGTAAGGAATTGGATCATTTTTCACCTTCACAGGACTATCCTCTTTATGTTCCTGAAGCAGATCACATTATAATAACGGGGGTTACAATTCTAAACGATACATTGATGGATATCTTGAAGGAAGCTAAACCGGGGGCGGAGATTCTGGTAACAGGTCCTACAGCAAGCATGCTTCCAGACGCGTTCTTTGACGAGGGAGTGACTGCAATGGGCGGAATATTGGTTACCAAACCTGATGAATTGCTTGATGTAATTTCAGAAGGCGGTTCAGGTTATCATTTCTTTGGAAAATCTGCTGAACGTCTTGTTATTAGGAAGAATGAATAATTTCTTCCATTTTCTTATTTTAACACAATTTTTATATACTATTTAATAACAAAATAGTATGTTAGAAATAATTAGTATAATATTGTTCATAGCTCAAATCATAATATCCTTTTTATTGATTTACGAAGCTTTGAAGAACAAGGGTGAAAACTATATTCTTACAGTAATGGCAGGTATTGCATTTTTACTATTGGGATTATGCGGATTGTTTATAAACGTTTATATGGCTGTGATTTTGGTAGTTTTCATGATTGCATATTCAATATTGATAATCAGAGCTAAAAATGTAATGAAATGGGATTTGATCATTTATGTTGCCATATTATTGCTTGCAATAGCTAGGGAAGCTATCATATTATTTTAAACAAAGACCAATTGGATGAGAACCATATAAACAGCAGTTCCTCCAACAATGCTTAAAATAATGTTTTCTTTCCAATACTGCAACACAGCTACAATTGCACAAGCTAAAGCTTCTGGAATTCCAAAGGGGGAAGTTACAATCGAAACTGTACGTAAACAGTAAATTATGAGCATTGCTATGATTGCCTCTGGCAAAATGTCACCAAGATAAAGGATGATTTTAGGAGTTTTTTCAGGGTCGTGGAAAATCAAAAATGGAGTTTCCCTTAATAGGATTGTTACAATTGACATTATGGCAATAGCTATTGCTGCCATCATCGGTTCATTCACAGACCTCTCCTCCAACATTTTCTAGTTTTTCACGGAACAATAGCAATGCAAATGTAATCATAAGCATGGCAGGTATGAGAAATCCTTCGCTACCGAATATTATTAAGCAGACAACAGAGCATGCTATGCCGATAATGGCAGGAATGTGGTTGTCTGTGGCTTTCCATTGTGACACAAAGGCAGCTACGAAAATTGCAGTCATCGAAAATTCAATTCCGGAACTGTTGAAGGGCAAGATTTCTCCCAGAAGGTTCCCTATAATCCCTCCAACAATCCAATAGCACTGATTGAACATTGAAAGGAAAAAACGATATTCGTGCTTGTTGGTACCTTCAGGATAATGCCCGTCACATAATAGTGAATAAGTTTCATCAGTTAAAGCGAATGCAAGATAGGCCTTCTTTTTTCCAGCTCCTCTATACTCCTTAATCATTGAAATGCTGTAGAATAAATGGCGAGCGTTAACTGCAAATGATGTTATGATGATGTTTATTATTCCTGCCCCTCCTGCTATGAGGCCCACTCCAACATATTGCAATGCACCTGCATATATCAGAACTGACATTGCAAAGGCCCAGAGAACACCATAACCTGCATCACGAAGTAGAACACCAAAACCAATTCCCAAAAGTAGATATCCTGCCATTATTGGAATGGATGTTTTAAACGCTTCTTTAACTGCAGTTTTTCTCATGATTCACCAAATAAAGGAAGTTTTTATATTGAAAAATATGAATTGATTTATTTTTTATTGCTTTCCATTATGGAATGAACGCTTTCGATGAAGCCAATTTCATCTTTCAAGTATTTGGAATCTTCCTCTGCAATTATCTGCTTGCATAATTCCATTGTTTCTTGATAGGCCTCTTCATTCTCTTGTTCAAGATATAATGTTAACTTGGCTATTATTGCCTCATCCTTCCTGTCAGTTCTGTTTTCTATCAATTCATCAAAAATAGCTATTGCATCATCATATTTTCCAATTTCGGTGTAAACCTGACCCTTCTTAAGTTTTGCATCATTATTTTCAGGATCCAGGCTCAATATTTTGTCATAGCAAATCATTGATTCGTCATTGTGTCCTGTTTCAAACAGTGCAACTCCCATCAAATCCCATGGCCTGATGTCGGTAGGTTCAATTTCAATGGCCTTTTCGGTTAATTTCAAGACCTTTTCAATGTCATCTTCTCTAAAGTATGCGTGTTCTGCCTCTTCCATGATTTTGTCGATTTCGCTCATCTTGCTCTCTCCTTTATTTGAATATATGATTTATGATTAATATATATCGTTAGTTTTATAATATTATGTATACATATTTTACATGAGATTTTAATAAATGAATAACAAACAACTGTTGATAATCGCTGTAGCCATCATTTGTGGCTGTTGCATAATTGCAGGTGCTCTGGTTTATTCCAGTAGGATGGCTGATGCAAATGCCGCTGCAATTAACAATACTGCAAATTCAAGTGAAGAAATTAAGAATGTAACTGAAGACGTCCAAACACAGTCTTCAGGCAGCCAATCATCATCCAACGGCAAATCCGGCGACGGCTCCTATAAGGAATGGTCTGACCAGGCAGGAGGATACATTACAATAAATG
This genomic interval from Methanobrevibacter sp. contains the following:
- a CDS encoding DUF364 domain-containing protein; this translates as MGEDLLLKNTIEKVKDFLSDEIKEITVERAVIGLFFTGVKLNVGEGGVCFTPIKEIPEAVCCPSSARAMPMSGKLSGRGVEKYLKDIFSGNIMRRTLGIATLNALSAYCWSKGIDRNYEIIEGKDAFDDIVFENGEKTVVVGALVPVLRTLIAGNHDFRVLEMDASTLKGKELDHFSPSQDYPLYVPEADHIIITGVTILNDTLMDILKEAKPGAEILVTGPTASMLPDAFFDEGVTAMGGILVTKPDELLDVISEGGSGYHFFGKSAERLVIRKNE
- a CDS encoding branched-chain amino acid transporter permease produces the protein MNEPMMAAIAIAIMSIVTILLRETPFLIFHDPEKTPKIILYLGDILPEAIIAMLIIYCLRTVSIVTSPFGIPEALACAIVAVLQYWKENIILSIVGGTAVYMVLIQLVFV
- a CDS encoding M48 family metallopeptidase; amino-acid sequence: MSEIDKIMEEAEHAYFREDDIEKVLKLTEKAIEIEPTDIRPWDLMGVALFETGHNDESMICYDKILSLDPENNDAKLKKGQVYTEIGKYDDAIAIFDELIENRTDRKDEAIIAKLTLYLEQENEEAYQETMELCKQIIAEEDSKYLKDEIGFIESVHSIMESNKK
- a CDS encoding AzlC family ABC transporter permease; translation: MRKTAVKEAFKTSIPIMAGYLLLGIGFGVLLRDAGYGVLWAFAMSVLIYAGALQYVGVGLIAGGAGIINIIITSFAVNARHLFYSISMIKEYRGAGKKKAYLAFALTDETYSLLCDGHYPEGTNKHEYRFFLSMFNQCYWIVGGIIGNLLGEILPFNSSGIEFSMTAIFVAAFVSQWKATDNHIPAIIGIACSVVCLIIFGSEGFLIPAMLMITFALLLFREKLENVGGEVCE
- a CDS encoding transcription initiation factor IIB; the encoded protein is MQENVYENNRKKCPDCGSENLYADGRKAEVFCLSCGCVLDENIMDQGPDKRSYFSYDAKTNSRWGAPTSGRTHDRGMSTTIGNLTRDANGRTIPAANRAKFFRLRKWNNRCRVSNGRERNLAVALSQLDRCSSNLSLPKSIREDASSIYRQAFDNNLIRGRKIEEVVAASIYAACRRCGVPRTLNEISEVSSLSRKQIGRNYRHLSGKLNLNVNPSSPKDYVPRFASSLELSGEIQAKTMDLIQKASDKGLLTGRGPAGIAAAALYVVCNLMGERRTQREIAEIAGVTEVTIRNRYRELSEVSLGISI